Part of the Salinigranum rubrum genome is shown below.
GGGAAACGTACAAACCACGGCTGTGCGAACAGGGCGACCGAGATATGCGAACTGAACGACCGCTGTTCGACACGAACAGCACCGCCCGGGAGTAACCACCGTGCCACGCATCACCGACTACGAACTGTACGAGGTGCCGCCGCGGTGGCTGTTCCTCCGCGTCGAGACGAGCGACGGGCGCGTCGGCTGGGGCGAACCGGTCGTCGAGGGCCGCGCGCACACGGTTCGCGGGGCGGTCGAGGAACTCATGGAGACGTACCTCCTCGGCGAGGACCCCCACCCCGTCTCGGACCACTGGCAGGCGATGTATCGCGGCGGCTTCTACCGCGGCGGACCCGTCCTGATGAGCGCCATCGCGGGCATCGACCAGGCGCTGTGGGACCTGCGGGGCAAGGCGTTCGACGCGCCCGTGTACGAACTCCTCGGCGGACCCGTTCGGGAGAAGATACGGGTCTACCAGTGGGTCGGCGGGGACCGACCGGCCGACGTCGGCGACGCCGCGGCCGAGAAAGTCGACCAGGGCTTCTCGGCGCTGAAGATGAACGCGACGCCGGAGTTCCGGCGCGTCGAGAACCCCGCCACGGTGCAGAACGCCGTCGACCGCATCCGCGAGGTCCGCGAGCGGGTCGGTCCGGAAGTCGACATCGGCGTCGACTTCCACGGGCGGGTCGCGAAGTCGATGGCGAAACGACTCGCAGAGAAACTCGACCCGTACGACCCGATGTTCGTCGAGGAACCGGTGCTGCCCGAACACGACGAGGCCCTGACCGAAATCGCCGCGCACACCTCGACGCCGATTGCGACCGGCGAGCGAATGTTCTCGCGGTGGGAGTTCAAGCGCCTCTTCGAGCAGGGCGTCGTCGACGTGATTCAGCCGGACCTCTCGCACGCGGGGGGTATCACGGAGGTGAAGAAGATCGCCGACATGGCCGAGGCGTACGACGTGGCGCTCGCGCCGCACTGCCCGCTCGGACCCATCGCGCTGGCTTCCTGCCTGCAGGTCGACGGCGTCTGTCAGAACGCGCTCATCCAAGAGCAGAGCCTCGGCATCCACTACAACGAGGGGAGCGACGTACTCGACTACCTCGCGGACCCCGCGGTGTTCGAGTACGAGGACGGGTACGTCGACCTTCCGGACGGGGCCGGTCTCGGCGTCGATATCGACGAATCCGTCGTCGAGGCGCGGGCGGGCGAGGTCGACTGGCACAACCCCGTCTGGCGACACGACGACGGCAGCGTCACCGAGTGGTAGTGTACTCCTCGGCGAGTTCGAGAAGCGCCGTCGCACGCTCGAATATCTCCTCGAAGTCGCCGGCTTCCACTGCCTGCGTCGGCGTCAGTCCGCTCCCGATTCCGAGCGCGACGGCCCCGGCTTCG
Proteins encoded:
- the dgoD gene encoding galactonate dehydratase, which encodes MPRITDYELYEVPPRWLFLRVETSDGRVGWGEPVVEGRAHTVRGAVEELMETYLLGEDPHPVSDHWQAMYRGGFYRGGPVLMSAIAGIDQALWDLRGKAFDAPVYELLGGPVREKIRVYQWVGGDRPADVGDAAAEKVDQGFSALKMNATPEFRRVENPATVQNAVDRIREVRERVGPEVDIGVDFHGRVAKSMAKRLAEKLDPYDPMFVEEPVLPEHDEALTEIAAHTSTPIATGERMFSRWEFKRLFEQGVVDVIQPDLSHAGGITEVKKIADMAEAYDVALAPHCPLGPIALASCLQVDGVCQNALIQEQSLGIHYNEGSDVLDYLADPAVFEYEDGYVDLPDGAGLGVDIDESVVEARAGEVDWHNPVWRHDDGSVTEW